From Dermacentor albipictus isolate Rhodes 1998 colony chromosome 8, USDA_Dalb.pri_finalv2, whole genome shotgun sequence:
CCTGTATTAACCTATCCTTTATATGATGAACCTTTGAATACAAGGGGTATTCAGTTGCTGCACTGCAGATGAAAACTAGGAGCACATCACAATACTGGCATTTTTCTGCAGCCGCTtcaattaatgcatttttaatcTAGCGAAGTGCATTTGTTCATTGTTGTACTTTGGACACCAAGTTTATGAGCAGGTGCCTTGTTTCCAATTCAGTTTCCAGTGCAACGAAGCCAGGGCGATCTCTTCTCAAGCGAAAAGTGTTTGCAGCTAGATTCAGCCTAAGGCACGTGCCACAGCTACCAGGCAGAAGTGTGAGCAAAAATGGTACAAGTATGCTCATATTATTACTGTTGGATGAGCTTTATGACATAATTGCATTAATTTTCAATGTGTATAACATAATTCAGTGCTTATCCTCATTTGCGACCTTCAGGATTTGATCTTCTCTGTGCATATCCTGGACAATCACTGTTGAAACGATGCCAGGCATCGACCCTGCAGCAGGATGGGCAGCCAGCGACTAGCTGTATGAGCACTGCCAGTGAGTATAAAACGTATAGTGCCATTGACACATCGATGAGCTCTACAAATTCATGACATGTAGTGCAAATTTGGTGTATTTAGTGTATTTGTGATCTTCAGTGGTCAGCTTTCATCACGCACAACCTGGGCAGTCACTCCTGAAAGAACACTGGGCAGTTCATGCACCGAACATGAACCTAAATAGGCAGCCAGCAACTCGTGCTCCAAGAAAAACTGGTGAGTGCTAAGAAGACTGCTAGATATGCTATGTTGTGCTCATGCTATGCTGCGGATATATATTGCGTAAGTGCCTATGCAATGTTTAGTATAAAGTTtttaaacagggataaggtgcctctgAAAGCCTGACCAACATTTCGATAGGGGGACCATCTTTGTGAAAGACGGCGTCATCATCCTCGgtatgttagttttaaagggttagtgcagtgacgttaCGTCCCGTTGTAGTCGATGGCGATTGGTtctaaagggagagacttcagagataatgagcgctgtcgcctgacgtctgtgagcgtggttcttaagacgaggggacaagagcgggagagtggtggGAAAgcgggagaaaagaaaagagaaagggagagaaaaaaacgGGGGGAGGGACAACAAGAgataaaaaagaacaagaaaaaaaaggagggggcaTGAGAGGGCGTTGGGAAAACgggaggttagggagcattcaggagtgtcgttggcggcatgtttttgtggctttCGAAGAGCTCGTCAGGCGGTCAgagcgcgagtaacacaaaagatcCCCCGCCCGcccaaaaaaaaacatgacttGAAAGATTGACTGTAGTAGCATAGCAGGAATGCGTCGAGAAATcttgaagtagttaagatggtGACAAGGAGTCTGGAGTGCCATATATGGGGTAACTGGAAGGCAAAGGCATGGcctttcaagggacgttagccccagtagtttaacgtaggtgtcgttacggccgTATACCGAGATTGCGATACCCTGTGTGGCAGAGGCGCCGAAAAAAGTATACTGACgtctgggactttggaatgtgttggtgaCGGTGTTAGaaaatatatataagaaaaaacagagaaaaaaaggaaaaaagagggggggggcgAAACCGAAATAACAAGtaggagggtgacgtgcgcagaCGCGGGTGGGGGCAGGTGTACATGAAAAAAGGGGGTCttacagttgatataaacgtaaaaGCAGGAGAGAGTATAATAACTTGACTAGTAGGAAGGCAAAAAATTCGAAATAGAGTAACAGGTGAGCTTAGAAATTAAGGTTAGCTGGGGGCATAAcgtgttttgtgccttggttgatatgagaatttcagatttaatttacagcttttaaaaattctaagttgccacgtgccaaattaattcccgtcaggtgtaggcaattaaacttgtgtatgagttATGATTgcgaatatatgaccatgttcattaaagtgactggctactgctttaggtttATTGTGTTCAGGTAAACGGTGACCGTTGAGTCGTATGAATTTGCTGTCCAGTCTCTCCTATTATTGTTTTTAGAGGCAATTATTCTAGAAATACTGCCAGGCCAATCACTACTACGACAGCAGCAAGCAATTTGTGTGTAAAGTCCAAAGCAGGACACACAACCACCTGTTAGCAATTCAGGCAAACGTGGTAAGGTAAATCTGACAAGTTTATCATACTAGACTGTCGGGCATGATAAGTGCAGTTCGTCAGTGTGCAACAGCCATTCAAACTTTCAGGACATAAAATTGGTCCTGGCCAGTCACTGCTAAAGCGCAAGCAAGAACTTTGTGACCTCAACCGAAGGAAGGATTCCCAATCAATCGTTACTCGTGGGATCACAAGAGGTATGTGTAGATGAATAGGCCTGCACAAATATAGTGCTCGGGTCTGCTTTTGAATACCGCTGCAAGTATGTATTTGGCAATTTCAACTTTCAGATTCCAGCACCACACGCATAGGCCAAGGTGAATCATTGTTAAAGCCACGAGCAGGTGAGGATAGATAAAAACGTGGAATGTGAAGTTCATGCGTGCAGAGCGGTACTTCATTTGTGTATGTGACTGATTATGCGGACTGCAATGGATCATATGCTGTGTTTCTGCATCAGTTTCATGGCGCAACCACTATGCACATGACATGGACATTTAGTCTGCTGAGCTAACCAGGTCGCCAGAATCTGCAGATTAACTAGTTCGTACAATCCTTACTTTGGTAAATGGTTGAGCCCGCAGATATGTAAATTGTTGAGATAAAAATCTTTGTTATGGACATTGCAGGCCACATTTCCGCAACGTGTCCTGCCTGCATAGCCATACAAAAGCTGGAAACAGTGCCAATTTACAGTGTCCGTGCAAATATCACTGAAAGATTACTCAGCAATTGGTTGGAAGGTATCgtagcgatttttttttcaatttgattTTTACACTCTAAGCCTTGTTCTATGCTTTCGCAGACAGTACGTTATCCAGGATTCACAGTGTAGTAAAAATGTGGTGATAACCTGCACAAGTAGTTCAGCCACAGCTTAAAACAAGCATTACTGCATTGCAAAATTGCTACATTAACGGCCTCTGGTGCCCCTCCCCATTACTTCTGGCTACTACTGCTCAGTATTCAGTTTTGCACAAGACATTTATGGTGCAGTCAGCATACTTTCATTGAACCCATATCTCTCAAAATCAGACAGCCTTGTGTTTTCCAAATCTAGGAGAAGGATTTGTTGCCATGTTTGAAAGGCAAGAGTGTGGGCAGTATTTATACCTTCCGTCTGGATTCACTTAGCTTGTTTATTTGCAGTGTCTCCCAGTACCTCAACGTGCAATGAGTTGGAAAAAGGGCGACCCTTATATTCAAAGGCGCAAGACCAAGTGTCAGGTAAATACATGTTCAGCATTTTCCATTAGTAACTGGATGTGCTATTAATGAGCACTTTTTGTTTGATTATTTTGAGAAAGAAATGCTGAAACAGACAGCAGCTGAAATATTGCACCTGGAAAGGAGGCGCTCGGCATCACAGCGGAGAGTCAGTGTACTGGAAACCCAAATCAAGAATATCAGAGCAGGTATACAGTGACACTATTCCTGTGACACTCCTTTGTGAATTGAACCTTGATTGGTATAACTACGGAGAAACTGGTAAAAAGGAAAAATGGACACAAGTAGTAGCACAACCCCCATGTTGGCTTAGTTATGGTAATGCACTGCTATGCATGAGGTCACGCGAACAAATCCCGgcccagcggccgattttgatGGGGTCGAAATTCTGCTTCTGCGCCATTTCACCAAGTCCATCAGAGTTATACCATGTACCAAATTGTGCAACAAGTATTTCTTGTGAATTTCATTTTGATGCACTGCACATACAGGTATTGTAGGCTATGTAGGCAGCGACCACGTACTCTGTCTGCAGAAAGGGACAATGCGGGGTACACTATGAAACACGGAAACTGTTTTGAAGGCATTGCAACTAAAGGTGTCATGCCGCTCTCAACGATCTAACGTGGTCCCTGAACTGGGAATGCCTCTACCATCGGAACGAACACTACAGAGAAAATTAGAAGTGTTCAAGTTTGCTCCTGGACTGctgtttaaaaaaattaaattatgggattttaggtgccaaaaccactttctgattatgaggcacgccgtagtggaggaccttggaaatttttaccacctggggttctttaacgtgcacctaaatctaagtacacaggtgttttcgcatttcgcccccatcgaaatgcggccgccatggctgggattcgatcccgcgacctcgtgctcagcagcctaacaccacagccactgagcaacggcGGCGGGTAGGTCTGCTGTTTGAAGTGATAGATTTGCTGAAAATTAAGGTGTACACTGTTCCTAGTTACTCACTCTCTTGTTATTACTCACTTTGTTCATATTGACTGACTATACCACTAGCACCTTTCGCTCTTCTGTTGTGCTCGTGGCCCAGCTGTTACTCGAGGAGCATCACGCAGTTCTGATGGTAGACCAAATGCAGATTAGCAAGTGTCTGGACTTTGACTCATCGTCTGGGACCCTGCTGAGAAACCCAACAAAAAACTTGACCCTCCACATAATTCCGGAATCTTGCTATGCCACACATGCCGTCGTCTTTATGTTGGGACGAATTTCTACTCGGTGGAAAGACAGTATCTTACGAATTTAGTGGTTATTCTTGACGTAGTAAAGGAAAAGGTCAGTACGATCATAAGTTCCTGTGAGGATGTTGGTGTTAAAATACACGCTGTTGTGTCTGACTTCGGGCCATGCAATCAGGCACTCTGGAGGCTATTTGGCATCaatgttacagaaaaaaaaaactcgagaaAGTGCCAGAAAACATAGCCATCGTAATTTCACGTTGCAACACACAATTCGCCGTAAAACTTTGCTAACGCACAGCACTAACAGAATTGGCAGTGCGCACCTGCTCATGTGACGCACACAATTCACCgcacacctttgcacgcgttaaaacacgcacacacgcacgcacacaccaattcactgcacacctccgctcatatcaCACAAGAAAGGCACACCTGTTTTCACCACGTCACTGAATTCCCTCCACGCAAATTCGAACTTGTTTATTTCATAGCTTGACGTTGCCGCTGTTTTTCACGTAGTGCACTCACTTGGGCCGTTCGTTACCTTCAATCTGCCGTATGAGACAAGGTTAAGACTTAGAATCCACAGCATAAACTAGATCTATGGGTCTGCCGTACAAATAGGGGTCGCGAACACCTTCGCTAATCTCCCTCCgtacgtgctggctggaggggcTTTATGCTTCAGCGCAAAACTGGAGTGGAATACATGCCCTGCACGCAATGCTGTGCTTGCAGTTTCTAGAGCTGTGGCGGTCACAATAACAgtgcaaaggggacaagctgttgtatgcCGCTGTAgtagttcgcggtcgctgttttccaaatgcacgaaaaacggcagtggtatccaagcacccaggcactacGTTTCGCtatacgttgtctctcgtggcacaacccgtggCAGGTTGACGCGAACCAGCCGACACGACCAGATCACCGATTACAATAAATGGTGGTTCTTGGGTGGAATCGCATTAACAATTTAAACCGTAGCTGGCGCAATTAAAGCCCCTTCATCGATGAGAAAGCAACCAACGTtaaaaaacatagcgttacttccactcggaaaggaagctgaagctacgtaagttacGCTTGACGCTCGAAGCTAAGGGgatgagtgggagaggagcgtcgAGGAGAAGAGTagcttaacctggtcggcggaaatgtgtatggaggggctttaggtgtTCCTATGCGTCGCTGCCTCCACCCACTGCACTGCCCCTTCTATTTCAGTGTACCCCGACGCGGTGTTtcggacagcagcagccacagctgcagtgggaaagtcgaaggaaaaggcaaagaaagcttccttttaatAGAGCATAGCAATATATAAACTAGGTGCGCACTGTCTAGCTCAACCTGTCACAGCGTCATTTTTCTCACAAAGAATTGCCTATTGTCGAACCTGATATGTCAGATTATCATAGACCAGATCCTCAACACTATTTGAAAATTGTTGATATGCAGAGTGCATATTATAAAGCGGAGCGTTCTCTACCTCTTGCTTCGACTTTGCCACTGCTGCGGCTTCTGTCGGGCACATTGCCTCGGGGGCTGGTTCACGGTATATATATGACCCTGTGTGGCGTGTGTATATATGACAGAAGTGCGGCAGAGAGACAACGGGACGCGAGAACTCGCTAGGACTTTTGTACCACTTCGAATGTGCACAGTGACCTCTGGAGCTGAATATGTATGTATGTCGACGAAGGCGAAATAAAAAGCACTTGTGCATTTATGTTTAGGGGCGTGTTATTGAACAGACGGCTGCCAAAATTATAGCGGAGTCCTCCAgcatggcatgcctcataatacgCTTGTTGCCTGGGCACGCGCAACCATATATTTTATTTAAGGTTTGAAACTTCTAGCCCGTTACGCTGTGAATTGTGAGGCAATTGATTTGTTGAACTCTCCATTAGGTGATGAATAACGGTGCACAATAACATTTATTCACACTATCTGTTTGTTTGCCTATTCTTGCTGCCCCAATACTCTAACGTATCCATTACTGATAAAAGATGCCCCTGGCAGTTTCTTACACTACGACGTCTGATGATGTATGTAATATAAAGCACGTTTATTGTGCATGCAATAACCAATAATAGGCTCAGAAACTTCAAGCAATACAAAACACCCCCAGTGTGTTCCGTGCACTGCGTGGAGGAAGAGCAGTAGTGCACGCAAAATAACGTTTGCCATGAACTCACCACTTTGGTGTTGTACTACattttgaagaaattaaacattcgccttCAACGTAATAACTAATTATTCTCAATAAAagtaaacagcacagaaagcttcgcgtaCACAGTTccgcacaattaaaaaaaaacacaccgtAATGTGGAGGTGGTAGGCTCGGCACACAAAGGTggcaaatgtttcttttttcgatTTTGGTTTCACTTTCATTCTCGTTTCTACAATTAAATTATTAGTACAAATAGCTtttcctatgctttccttggttgCCTTGTTTGTTGATTTCATATAGTTGTGATTACCAAAAAGGTAGCACtattgcccgaaaggcgaagaatcGATTGCATTTGCAGATTATTAGATTagagtaaggatagtagttttgttggccgtataaacttatcaacattcgcttactaggTAAATTAAGAAGCACGGTGTCGCGagcgcacaggcaaacatcaaCACACGTCACGGGATAATCGCGGAGTCTCGCTAGGGAAAACGCTGGCGCGAGAAAGAGCCGCAACGGCAGTGCGCGAATTCACCTTGGTGCTGCCTCTCGTTTGAACGCAAACAAAGCGTCGAGAGCAGAGCCCACGCGAGACCGTCAGCCATTGGCGCACCTCTGTACCgcccgcagatcgctttcaagttgGGCCCTCGCGGCTGCGCTTATTTGCGCCATACGCAGCCAGTGCCAAAGTAGAACATCTGCTATTGCCCGCCTTTCTTTCAGAATCTTTCGCGCGATGCAAGAGCACGCGCTTCCTCCTCACATTCATCATTTGCCTGGGCGAGATCAAGCCACTATACTCGGTTCACTCTCGCACGCTTTTGTCCCACCCGTGGCA
This genomic window contains:
- the LOC135915215 gene encoding uncharacterized protein, with amino-acid sequence MNLNRQPATRAPRKTGHKIGPGQSLLKRKQELCDLNRRKDSQSIVTRGITRDSSTTRIGQGESLLKPRAVSPSTSTCNELEKGRPLYSKAQDQVSEMLKQTAAEILHLERRRSASQRRVSVLETQIKNIRAGISRGPTKASGACVPGLQLLHATP